From Candidatus Cloacimonadota bacterium, a single genomic window includes:
- a CDS encoding GIY-YIG nuclease family protein — protein sequence MQEWYYVYILESVLQPGNYYTGQTSNLTSRLAKHNEGGCPHTAKLRPWRIKNFFAFDSKQKAISFEKYLKSGSGREFARRHF from the coding sequence ATGCAGGAATGGTATTATGTCTACATTTTAGAATCAGTTCTTCAACCTGGAAATTATTATACCGGACAAACCAGTAACCTAACATCAAGATTAGCCAAACATAATGAAGGCGGTTGTCCTCATACTGCAAAATTGCGACCATGGCGTATCAAGAATTTCTTTGCTTTCGATTCCAAACAGAAAGCCATTTCTTTTGAGAAATATTTGAAATCAGGTTCCGGCAGAGAATTTGCCAGAAGACATTTCTGA